Proteins from one Haliaeetus albicilla chromosome 4, bHalAlb1.1, whole genome shotgun sequence genomic window:
- the BCS1L gene encoding mitochondrial chaperone BCS1: MPFSDFVLALKDNPYFGAGFGLVGVGTALALARKGAQFGLVAFRRHCMITLEVPGKDKSYHWLLNWISHHAKHTQHLSVETSYLQHESGRVSTKFDFVPSPGNHFIWYRRKWIRIERNREKQMIDLHTGTPWESVTFTALGTNREIFFNILREARELALQQQEGRTIMYTAMGAEWRQFGFPRRRRPLSSVVLEEGVSERLVHDVKEFIDNPKWYSERGIPYRRGYLLYGPPGCGKSSFITALAGELQYSICLLSLSDRSLSDDRLNHLLSVAPQQSIILLEDVDAAFVSRDLAAENPAVYQGMGRLTFSGLLNALDGVASTEARIVFMTTNYVDRLDPALVRPGRVDLKQYVGHCSRWQLACMFQRFYPEQPLAAAERFAEQALAVSKQISAAQVQGHFMLYKTDPEGAISNTGSILL; the protein is encoded by the exons ATGCCCTTTTCTGACTTTGTCTTAGCACTGAAGGACAACCCGTATTTCGGGGCTGGGTTTGGCCTCGTTGGGGTGGGCACAGCCCTGGCGTTAGCCCGGAAAGGGGCCCAGTTTGGCCTGGTGGCTTTCAGGCGCCATTGTATGATCACCTTGGAGGTGCCCGGCAAGGATAAAAGCTACCACTGGCTGCTGAACTGGATCTCCCACCATGCCAAGCACACACAGCACCTCAGCGTTGAGACGTCATACCTGCAGCATGAAAGTGGGCGTGTCAGCACCAAGTTCGACTTtgtccccagccctgggaaCCATTTCATCTG GTATCGCAGGAAGTGGATTCGCATCGAGCGCAACCGGGAGAAGCAGATGATCGACCTGCACACAGGGACACCCTGGGAGTCCGTCACCTTCACTGCACTGGGCACCAACCGGGAGATCTTCTTCAATATCCTCCGGGAAG CCCGGGAGctggcactgcagcagcaggagggaaggacAATCATGTACACGGCCATGGGAGCAGAGTGGCGGCAGTTTGGCTttccccgccggcggcggcctCTCAGCTCTGTGGTGCTGGAGGAAGGTGTGTCAGAGAGGCTGGTCCACGACGTGAAGGAGTTCATCGACAACCCCAAGTGGTACAGCGAGAGAG GGATCCCCTACCGAAGAGGCTACCTGCTGTATGGTCCTCCTGGCTGTGGGAAAAGCAGCTTCAT cacagccctggctggggagctgcagtACAGTATCTGCCTGCTGAGCCTCAGCGACCGCAGCCTCTCTGATGACCGGCTCAATCACCTCCTGAGCGTGGCACCGCAGCAGAGCATCATCCTGCTGGAGGACGTGGATGCTGCCTTCGTCAGCCGGGACCTCGCTGCTGAGA ACCCAGCTGTGTACCAAGGCATGGGGCGCCTGACCTTCAGTGGCCTCCTCAACGCGCTGGATGGTGTAGCCTCCACAGAGGCCCGAATTGTCTTCATGACCACCAACTACGTGGACAG GCTGGACCCAGCCCTGGTGCGTCCTGGCCGCGTGGATCTCAAGCAGTATGTGGGCCATTGCTCCCGCTGGCAGCTTGCCTGCATGTTCCAGCGCTTCTACCCCGAGCAGCCCCTGGCTGCAGCCGAGCGGTTTGCGGAGCAGGCACTGGCGGTCTCCAAACAGATCAGCGCTGCCCAGGTACAGGGCCACTTCATGCTCTACAAGACGGACCCCGAAGGAGCCATTTCAAACACAGGCTCCATCCTGCTGTGA
- the RNF25 gene encoding E3 ubiquitin-protein ligase RNF25, whose translation MAAAGEEAEATDWALPPEVEVLESIYLEELRVARGRGRWEPWEISITLHPATAQDQDSQYVRFTLVLSVPPQYPNKVPEISIRNPRGLSDEQIQKISQTLRSVAEARLGTEVLYELIEKGKEILTDNNIPHGQCVICLYGFQEREAFTKTHCYHYFHSHCLARYAQHMEEEILMQQEEREQHPAPSPKQEVGVQCPVCRETLVYDLCALKAAPAPQHPLEPYRPDAKTLQHQEELRLIFKRQQEKGGIIDPEAERNRYFISLQAPPAAVDPGQAAAASELPVSAGAVDVPQPPSQASAPEPAGAPVARAEPGRPERPAVPREQQSKRERHRGERPGPRGQGRQSCSGSQEPAEEACHTLHGSRGPRGFSRRPERRPGGRHSQEFPKPHSRSRAAALAERKELCPEDPSPVTEAVDLKEECRDVERWTPEAGAEARGREKENLAFNRSDHRAAPSWQGHHRPWDCGRWERSRVQERGSYPRAPRGRGVFRPSGQREAHLLEKESGS comes from the exons ATGGCGGCTGCCGGTGAGGAGGCGGAGGCGACGGACTG GGCCCTGCCGCCCGAGGTGGAGGTGCTGGAGTCCATCTACCTGGAGGAGCTGCGGGTAGCGCGGGGCCGCGGCAG GTGGGAGCCCTGGGAGATCAGCATCACCCTGCACCCCGCCACGGCCCAGGACCAGGACTCCCAGTACGTCCGCTTTACCCTGGTGCTCTCCGTGCCCCCCCAG tatcCCAACAAAGTTCCGGAAATCTCGATCAGGAACCCACGGGGGCTGTCAGATGAGCAAATTCAAAA GATTTCCCAGACCCTTAGAAGTGTTGCTGaagccaggctggggacagaggtGCTCTATGAACTGATTGAG aaggggaaggagatTCTCACTGACAACAACATTCCTCATGGCCAGTGCGTGATCTGCCTTTATGGATTCCAG GAGAGAGAAGCCTTCACAAAGACCCACTGCTACCACTACTTCCACTCCCACTGCCTGGCCCGCTATGCCCAGCACATGGAGGAGGAGATCCTcatgcagcaggaggagagagagcAGCACCCGGCGCCATCCCCCAAACAG GAAGTCGGTGTGCAGTGCCCTGTCTGCCGGGAGACCCTGGTCTATGATCTCTGTGCTCTGAAGGCAGCACCCGCTCCGCAGCACCCGCTG GAGCCATACAGGCCGGATGCCAAGACACTGCAGCACCAGGAAGAACTGCGCTTAATTTTCAAGAGACAGCAAGAGAAAGGGGGCATCATTGACCCTGAAGCAGAGAGGAACCGTTACTTCATCAGCCTCCAGGCG cCTCCAGCTGCTGTCGATCCAGGCCAAGCAGCCGCTGCCTCTGAGCTGCCAGTGAGTGCAGGTGCTGTGGATGTGCCCCAGCCGCCCAGCCAAGCCTCGGCTCCAGAGCCAGCCGGGGCACCAGTGGCCAGGGCAGAACCCGGGCGGCCCGAGAGGCCTGCTGTGCCCAGAGAGCAACAGAGCAAGAGGGAGAGGCACAGAGGGGAGAGGCCAGGCCCCAGAGGCCAGGGCAGGCAGTCATGCAGTGGCTCACAGGAACCGGCAGAGGAAGCCTGTCATACACTCCATGGCTCCAGGGGGCCCAGGGGCTTCAGCCGGAGACCAGAGCGAAGACCGGGTGGGAGGCACAGCCAGGAGTTTCCAAAGCCTCACAGCAgaagcagggctgctgccttGGCTGAAAGAAAGGAGTTGTGCCCTGAAGACCCCTCACCTGTAACAGAGGCAGTGGACTTGAAAGAGGAGTGCCGTGATGTGGAGAGATGGACCCCGGAGGCGGGGGCTGAGGCCcggggcagggagaaggagaacCTGGCATTCAACCGCAGCGACCACagagcagctcccagctggcAGGGCCACCACAGGCCCTGGGATtgtgggaggtgggagaggTCCAGAGTCCAGGAGCGTGGTTCCTACCCCAGAGCACCAAGAGGGCGAGGAGTGTTCAGGCCCAGTGGACAACGAGAAGCCCATCTCCTTGAGAAGGAGAGTGGCTCCTAG